TTCATTTTGAGTATTTTGTCGTCAACATGTTAGCGTGAAATTCTGTCGAGGATATAGAATGTAAATTGCACGTCATCATCTCTCCTGCACAGAGCGCCTTCGTGAACCGTCCGTGACACACGTAATTGGCAATTCCACAGATGGACACTGCACTGTGAAGCTGAAATGCTCGTCTCTGGATGAAGGTGTGGACTTCTCCTGGGAGGTGAAGCATCCACTGACCGACGCGTGGTCTTATAAAAAGTCGGAGATCCTCGTACCATTTCTCAACAACACGGAATTCACCTGCACCAGCAGCAGACCCGGGGAGAGGACTTCACGCACTGTCACTCTAAACTGTGGTAAAACCACTTGTGATTATTATTCGCTCGCAAACGTCATGTCGACTTTAATCTCGACATGTCGAGTTTAATCTCGACAaattttattctcaaaatattgAATTTAATCTCGACATATCAAGTTTAATCTCAATACATCGACTTTAATCTCGACAAACTTTATTCTTGACAAATTTTATTCTCGAAATATTGAATTTGACCTCGACATGAATCTTTATTCCCGAAACAACAAGTTCAATCTCGAAATGTCGAGTTCAATCTTGAAATGTCGAGTTCAATCTCGAAATATCAAGTTTAATCTTGATATGTCGACTTAATCCCGACATgaaactttattctcaaaatatcTCTTTAACCTCAACACGTCGACTTTAATCTCGACAAACTTTATTCTCGACAAATTTTATTCTCGAAATATTGAATTTAATCTCGACATGAATCTTTGTTCCCGAAACAACAAGTTTAATCTCGAAATGTCGAGTTCAATCTCGACATGTCGAGTTTAAGCTTGACATATTGAGTTCAATCTCGACATTCATTCTTTATTCTTGAAATATCGAGTTTAATCTTGATATGTCGACTTAATCCCGACATgaaactttattctcaaaatatcTCGTTTAATCTCGACACGTCGACTTTAAACTCGGAGTTTGTGATTTGCGACTCAAACTTTGAGAGTCAATCCATTGTGAGGAGAAAACTAACTTCagattttgtctcttttgtgtttttttcccttgtgtACAGTTGCAGGAAATCCGCCTATCAAGGTGAACTGCAATTGCAGATATGGTGTTTGTACTTCCGTTGCACTGATTGTGGGCTTCTGCACAGCATTCGGGATTCAAAGCAGTGAGAGCAAATAACTTCATTCTTTGACCTAACTCTCTTCCACAGGCATCTCAACTAAGTCACTTAAAATTCGAAGTGACTAAGTGTTATGATGGAGAACAAGCATCAAGCACTCATACAACACAATGAGTATAGGTTGTTGTTTGAGGTAGAGATACATTCATTATGTTTACATgaacagtttaatcaagctaaggctgtagtctgactaagacaagcAATCGGACAACTCCGAGTatacatttggaggaaaaaactatttatttccCACGTACATCTGACTCCACGTCCGTAGGTGgcactgtgtctctctgtaaGCAAGTGCacattgaatcagtttcctgttgacctttacgtcacagaaatgttctgtatgtttcgtacctgctttACCGTCTCCTACTTCTGGTTCAAAAACTGGGGGTGAAAATTttttggtgcatgcgcagaacgccaagtccaactccagtccgactaagcgtgtACATGTgagagtaatcagactatgaatcgcgtTATCCAGGTATTAGACAGCCTTTTTCAGCCACACACTGACGTTTGCACGACACAATCttgccaaacaaggcagcagtagaccagccgCTGCAGATTTCCTCTGCGGACTCTGGTGCGGGGAGAGTGACTTGTATTTCTGGTGAGAAAACACAGGTCTAACTGTGAGAAATGTGTATAAAACATATGATTGAGGTATCACACTTACGCAGGTGTGGATTTTATTAGATGAGCCTTTTATTTAGCAGCAAAAATCTGGTTTCCCTGTTTTCAGTGAGGGTGAGCGTCCAGCTTTTGGGCTTTTTTGGAAGTAGACGagacaacatttttttgttcGTCTGTAAATCCACCCTCAACGTCAACCAAACAAATGACAATATCATGAAACTGTCTCATTGTGTCTcaggtttttatatatatatatatatatatatatatgactgaCACAAAGTCTTTTATTacagaaaaattcaaaaaagcaCTCAACTACCTTAAAGGTATGTATTCATCGTGATCATCATTCATCACTTTCAGATGGAAATGTCGTTTGTTACACAAAATAATTTCTCcttttccattttgttttagGCAAATGTGTCCGAAATGCATTAGAGCAAGATAACCCAGAGACATCGAATCCAGAATGACGACACCATGAACACCATCTATACTTTTTATGAACATTGCAcgaaacacaagaaaatacacacacacacacacatatatatatatatatatatacatatatatatatatacgaaaATACAGTTTACGAGAGTAAATTCTGAGAATATagttaaaaattaaatacacatgACACAAGAACGTGATGTTTTCCTGGTCTGCTGTGGGCTCTGGGCTTTTGTCAAACTTCGGAAAATGTTGCATCTTGGCGAGGCAGCGGGATTCTTGCAAATCTTGCAAAAAGTTTTTGCACAGAGGTCACTTAAATGTCTTGGTAGGGCGATTCAGGGGGCGTCCTCACACGACTGAGCTGGATCTTGTCGTACACTGAATGGGGCTAGATGTGCgggagtgggggaaaaaaaggaaaaacgtCAAAAGGCAATAATTCACTTCCAAAACACTTCAGCTGCTTGAGCTGTGGAGCAAAGTTTGCCCTGATACAGTCAGTATTCACAGAATCATCTactctggtcaagcgggggccgacatagagttaaaaaaagtgaaaaaaacaactattttagtagccggtgggcaatataagatatttattatgatattaaaaagtgcttgttttgatataaaatgattcacaataaaaacatatttatgatgcacaaaaacggagaattcaattgaaaatttagcaaatattgacaaggataattgtgattaaaacagcttaaatatatgtaatttcatgttgagtgtaatacctttaataaagcaatgattacaaccgaatgtcttattactattgtAAAAATATTGCCAGCAAATACAATCTGCTTGTCTGAACTGTggaaggaagccggagaacctgcaaaaaaagccacacacacacggagaacatgcaacatGCAGCTCTTACTATTGGTCTTACCATTAGTGTGACCTGGTTGGGTCTGTGGTCTCTTATGAAGTCATACACCGATGGTACGTGAGCGGGTTTCTGGAGATTGTACATGAACATTAAATGCATCGATTTCTGGTACGATTCGGGTAGCGACATGCGTCTCAGAGCGCGACAAAGATGATTTTTAACGGAGTGTAAAAGCAAAACCTCAATACTTACATTATCCACTACATAATCAGAGATATCGGCATACTCGGTTTCGATTTCTGCTGTAGATTTAAAGAAGGAGATGAGGTTAAAGGAGAAAGAAACTTTTTCAGGTGCTGAAATAAAAGGgcataataatgtaaataatatatacCTTGAGAAATGTCTTCAGTTTGTCTCCGCTTGCAGACGCAGATAACCGttatgatgacgacgatgatgatcaGCAGCAAACAAGCTCCTGCTGACACCACGGTCCACAAAGGAAATTTTTCTGCGGGAATaattcaaatgtcaaaatggctcttcaaagctgctgtcagtcaaaTATCTGTTCAATGTGGAAAATGTCAGGCCGAGCAGTGAgatgaaagtgaaaatgaaaacaagggCTAACGGAGGACTTTGTCTCAACCAAATAGTTGTGGACGATCACAACAAAGGGGTGTGGCTAATTGGCTTTGATCTACACAAAAAAGTTGCTAACACCAAATTAAGTTAATTCAGATTTTAAGAAGCCAGTCATCTGCATATAATTTGCTATCTTTAGTTTGAACTTAATTCATTTAGGCGTAATTATTCAAAgattgtaaaaacatttttttttccatttttccaatcaggagccagaagtTGACATAAAAGcgtatattttgtatttattagaTTCTAAATGCTGGGCTATTTTGATATGTGTACCATCACCTGATTCATCCATCAACTCGACTCACCTCCTTTTGAGATCTCATCTGTGATGTTGTCACACTTCACTGCTTTTTCCGCGAAAGATTGTTCGCCGATACTATTCAAAATGGTGCAGGTGAATATGGTCCCTCCCTCCTGTGGCCTGATGGTGTACTGCAGCCTGGAGCCACTGTAGATCTGGCTCTTTACCGTCCAGTTGTAGGTGATGTTGCTGTCAGACATGGAATTGCAATCCAGCACAACAGTACAGGATTCGTTTGAGGCGCTCCAGCTGGAGTTGAGAGTCAGGATGGGCGGAGTTAGGAGTGCTAACGGAGGCAACAGGGCGAGAGAAAAAGAGGCCATTTGAATTTGTAGTGAATTGACTTTGTACTAGAGCACGATTTCACAGTCAGTCTGATGGGATATGACgtgttgtggggagattgggggccGGAATGTTATTAAATGTTGTTATAGATTAAAGCCCGCTGTAGATATATATTATTAACTCTCCATTTGTAGGCTTTTGAAAACAGGACACAGACAAATCTTACATTTTAGCAATCACCATCACTGAACAAAAAGCCTCTCACCATGAACGTGCAGAGTGATGGTGACTGTTGTCCTTTGTACTTCATTTACTTCAGATTTAAAACGGTAAACACCAGAATCTTGAAGAGTCAGACGTCTCACTGTTAGACTCAAGTTTATGCGGTTTAGACTCGTTCGGCCTCTGAATTGAGCtcctttttgacttttttccaaATCTTCAACAATTTGATCTTTATAAATCCAATCAGCATTGGTGACGCCTTCAGATGGTAAACATGATGAAAGCACCACGGTGTCTCCCACTTGTTTATGGACGACACTAGGACACTCGGACGCCTCCACATctgaaacacaaaagcaaacaaagtaGCAATAAATGACTCCAGTTCATTGGTGTAGTGcctgctcattgtgtgaattattgggtttctctgctctccatgatgttgtctatgtacagtgccttgagataatgtatgttatgatttggcgcaatacaaataaaattgaatttaattgaatttcactcgtgctgttgcctGTATTTGCACATTgacacaaagactcaaacaaatgttattttttgttatgtacaactgcagttttttttctttctaaataaaactcattttaaattgttaatacactattttaatatGGAGTCAAttgcaaataactgccagatactgaaagttattctggaaaaatgggcaaaagcgtTTAGTTAACACACTGACTGTAACACCAATGCCAGTAACTCTGGAATAAGGACAATTGAAAGTGTTGAATACACCTACGAGTGTGGCTTTAACACGTGATGTACTCATGCGTGCTACAACATAAAGGCAGAgaatttctctgtgtgtgtgtggtgacaaaacacagacagaatatTACAAGTACaatataatttctttgtttttttgccaccTCTTTCCTGTCAACAGTCAGCGCTCGTTTCCTTCGCTTGACATCTCCGCAACCTCAGACACTAATTTTAGGTTCCTGACTCAGCCGTATAGTAAAGTGAGAGGATCCTGAAAACGCTCAtatgagtcagtgtgtgttaaaGTCGACCACTTGTTGATAATCGCTACTTTATAACTCTATTTACCACGAACAACATCCTAGGTTCGTCTTGTTTTACATTGTATTTGGAAGTGTTCTCAATGTACTTCTTGAAAGAAGAAACAGCACAAGTGTGAGACACTGACCTCGATGAAAGTGGAAATTAGAATCGTGActcactgtt
This Solea solea chromosome 3, fSolSol10.1, whole genome shotgun sequence DNA region includes the following protein-coding sequences:
- the si:cabz01074944.1 gene encoding SLAM family member 9 isoform X3 — translated: MHVGKTIQVKVIVNLSITRISGTISNHCSRFGVFILLSQFLVTSFLLATSNTRSKSDVEASECPSVVHKQVGDTVVLSSCLPSEGVTNADWIYKDQIVEDLEKSQKGAQFRGRTSLNRINLSLTVRRLTLQDSGVYRFKSEVNEVQRTTVTITLHVHALLTPPILTLNSSWSASNESCTVVLDCNSMSDSNITYNWTVKSQIYSGSRLQYTIRPQEGGTIFTCTILNSIGEQSFAEKAVKCDNITEKFPLWTVVSAGACLLLIIIVVIITVICVCKRRQTEDISQAEIETEYADISDYVVDNKPAHVPSVYDFIRDHRPNQVTLMPHSVYDKIQLSRVRTPPESPYQDI
- the si:cabz01074944.1 gene encoding SLAM family member 9 isoform X4; amino-acid sequence: MVGGRLHRLTCFLASHAELLLPLLLLWFCLHDVEASECPSVVHKQVGDTVVLSSCLPSEGVTNADWIYKDQIVEDLEKSQKGAQFRGRTSLNRINLSLTVRRLTLQDSGVYRFKSEVNEVQRTTVTITLHVHALLTPPILTLNSSWSASNESCTVVLDCNSMSDSNITYNWTVKSQIYSGSRLQYTIRPQEGGTIFTCTILNSIGEQSFAEKAVKCDNITDEISKGEKFPLWTVVSAGACLLLIIIVVIITVICVCKRRQTEDISQAEIETEYADISDYVVDNKPAHVPSVYDFIRDHRPNQVTLMPHSVYDKIQLSRVRTPPESPYQDI
- the si:cabz01074944.1 gene encoding SLAM family member 9 isoform X1 encodes the protein MHVGKTIQVKVIVNLSITRISGTISNHCSRFGVFILLSQFLVTSFLLATSNTRSKSDVEASECPSVVHKQVGDTVVLSSCLPSEGVTNADWIYKDQIVEDLEKSQKGAQFRGRTSLNRINLSLTVRRLTLQDSGVYRFKSEVNEVQRTTVTITLHVHALLTPPILTLNSSWSASNESCTVVLDCNSMSDSNITYNWTVKSQIYSGSRLQYTIRPQEGGTIFTCTILNSIGEQSFAEKAVKCDNITDEISKGEKFPLWTVVSAGACLLLIIIVVIITVICVCKRRQTEDISQAEIETEYADISDYVVDNKPAHVPSVYDFIRDHRPNQVTLMPHSVYDKIQLSRVRTPPESPYQDI
- the si:cabz01074944.1 gene encoding SLAM family member 9 isoform X2, encoding MHVGKTIQVKVIVNLSITRISGTISNHCSRFGVFILLSQFLVTSFLLATSNTRSKSDVEASECPSVVHKQVGDTVVLSSCLPSEGVTNADWIYKDQIVEDLEKSQKGAQFRGRTSLNRINLSLTVRRLTLQDSGVYRFKSEVNEVQRTTVTITLHVHALLTPPILTLNSSWSASNESCTVVLDCNSMSDSNITYNWTVKSQIYSGSRLQYTIRPQEGGTIFTCTILNSIGEQSFAEKAVKCDNITDEISKGEKFPLWTVVSAGACLLLIIIVVIITVICVCKRRQTEDISQEIETEYADISDYVVDNKPAHVPSVYDFIRDHRPNQVTLMPHSVYDKIQLSRVRTPPESPYQDI